In the Syntrophus gentianae genome, CCATTCTGACCCTGTGGATCATGAGCTTGGTGATGACCGCGCTGGGGAAGCTCTTCCCGTACAAGAAGGAGGAGGATTAGAGAATGGCCGAAGCAATTATTAATGGATTAGGCGGACTTACGGTAGGTTTTCAGCATCTTTTTATTGATTGGCGTAACGTAATCATGATTCTTGTCGGCGGCGTTCTCCTTTACCTGGGGATCAAGAAAGACTGCGAGCCGATGCTGTTGATTCCCATCGCTTTCGGGTGCATTCTCGTCAATATTCCC is a window encoding:
- a CDS encoding OadG-related small transporter subunit; translation: MEMDNVTFGVTMLVCGMGGTILTLWIMSLVMTALGKLFPYKKEED
- a CDS encoding sodium ion-translocating decarboxylase subunit beta; the protein is MAEAIINGLGGLTVGFQHLFIDWRNVIMILVGGVLLYLGIKKDCEPMLLIPIAFGCILVNIPFSNVMNTGEEAGFIRVIYDAGVGTELFPLLIFIGIGAMT